From the genome of Caldisalinibacter kiritimatiensis:
TTCTATAATAGAATCTCTAATATATCCTTTAGTGTTTCTTCTGCATATTCACCTTTTTTATATTTACGCTTTGCAACAATAATATTAGCTTGGCTACCATGTTCCATTATATATTTTAATTGTTTAGGATGTTCTACAAAACTACCTAATTCATTAAAATCTTCATCATAGAATACAAACGTAGGAATCCTAATCTTTTCTTGGTCACAAAACTTTTTAAAAAAATCTTCATTTCCCTCTTTACCAACTATAGAAAAGCTTATATTAGAGTTTATTTGTGACATCTTTTCTAAAACTGGTACATTTATCATACAATCAGGACA
Proteins encoded in this window:
- a CDS encoding thioredoxin family protein yields the protein MEACDLFNKGTSFEKFVNRDNGTYKEKTLEVLNSIEFSEELAEQVKSINRKIKILVCAELWCPDCMINVPVLEKMSQINSNISFSIVGKEGNEDFFKKFCDQEKIRIPTFVFYDEDFNELGSFVEHPKQLKYIMEHGSQANIIVAKRKYKKGEYAEETLKDILEILL